A window of Ictidomys tridecemlineatus isolate mIctTri1 chromosome 1, mIctTri1.hap1, whole genome shotgun sequence contains these coding sequences:
- the LOC144367127 gene encoding platelet-derived growth factor receptor beta-like codes for MGPLRSLSDQLSPFPAATARSSEKQALMSELKIMSHLGPHLNVVNLLGACTQGGPIYIITEYCRYGDLVDYLHRNKHSFLQHHSDKHRPPSAELYSNALPTGLPLPSPVSLTGESDGGYMDMSKDESVDYVPMLDMKGDVKYADIESSNYMAPYDNYVPSGGTPYLELPMNEQFYNAIKRGYRMAQPAHALAEM; via the exons ATGGGGCCTCTAAGAAGCCTCAGTGACCAGCTGAGTCCCTTCCCTGCAGCCACAGCCCGCAGCAGTGAGAAGCAAGCCCTCATGTCAGAGCTGAAGATCATGAGCCACCTGGGGCCCCACCTGAACGTGGTCAACCTGCTGGGGGCCTGCACCCAGGGAG GCCCCATCTACATCATCACGGAGTACTGCCGCTATGGGGACCTGGTGGACTACCTGCACCGCAACAAGCACAGCTTCCTGCAGCACCACTCGGACAAGCACCGCCCACCCAGTGCTGAGCTCTACAGCAACGCCCTGCCCACGGGGCTCCCTCTGCCCAG CCCCGTGTCCCTGACTGGGGAGAGCGATGGTGGCTACATGGACATGAGCAAGGACGAGTCAGTGGACTACGTGCCCATGCTGGACATGAAAGGAGACGTCAAATACGCAGACATTGAATCCTCCAACTACATGGCCCCTTATGATAACTACGTCCCCTCTG GTGGCACCCCTTACCTGGAGCTGCCCATGAATGAGCAGTTCTACAATGCCATCAAGCGCGGTTACCGCATGGCGCAGCCGGCTCACGCCTTGGCTGAGATGTGA